One genomic segment of Panicum virgatum strain AP13 chromosome 2N, P.virgatum_v5, whole genome shotgun sequence includes these proteins:
- the LOC120659425 gene encoding probable transcriptional regulator SLK2 — protein MPDANSSFSGGAKLQPSTSMNTDSFMRVPASPISFSSNNISGSSVIDGSIVQQSPPQDQVQKRRSSSVTSHPTIEAGGALHPQKKSRIDVRQDDILQHQLIQQLLHGQSSLHLQGQQNPQLQALMQQHKLAQMQQRQRQQLLQPFAQIQQSQIGIPRQPQLRPPLAQPGMQLAGPIRTPVDSGLCSRRLLQYLYHKRHHPENNPITYWRKLVEEYFAPRARERWCVSSYEKRPNGSVSTPQTALDSWRCDICNTHGGKGYEATYEVLPRLCQIRFDHGVIDEYLFLDMPNEFRLPNGLMLLEHKKVVQKSVYEHLHVTHEGHLRIIFTPELKIMSWEFCSRRHEEYITRRVLAPQVNNLLQVAQRYQAAASGIGPARVSNDEAQTICNMFVTASRQLAKNLEYHTLNEHGLSKRYVRCLQISEVVNHMKDLIEFTNKNNLGPIEGLKNYPKPNVPKLPGQNTQEAKHLMAAAGLPNDQNTTKVMGLKQEIGAHVDNGSSGVGAVGNSTPQNATALNSYQNILRSSSANQSLLQQEASSVFKGSAAMHNGIQLEASRSFHAPSQAHLAQFQRSASFQHPMPQHNNLQGMGMQNNLQGLGMQSNLQGLGGQNNLQGVNPQYQQHVLNQLLQEVKNTNNHALVQQLPPANPNVNSGLASGAANTNSAATGEQTQHINNSTMKAAATIGTGPSNVINNSTASIDPSRSNSFKSVSSNPAAATGGSNAATSKAEPFHELDDLDHLINNELAESGLFMADQGGSGFSWNM, from the exons ATGCCGGATGCCAACTCATCATTCTCTGGAGGTGCTAAGTTGCAGCCAAGCACGAGCATGAATACAGATTCATTCATGCGTGTTCCAGCCTCCCCGATATCATTTTCATCAAATAACATCTCTGGCTCTTCAGTCATTGATGGTTCAATTGTGCAGCAAAGTCCACCCCAAGATCAGGTGCAAAAGCGGAGGTCTTCAAGTGTAACATCACATCCTACGATTGAGGCTGGTGGTGCATTGCATCCTCAAAAGAAATCAAGAATTGATGTTAGGCAAGATGATATACTACAGCATCAGCTGATTCAGCAGCTGCTCCATGGTCAGAGTTCTCTGCATCTTCAGGGGCAACAGAATCCACAGCTTCAAGCTTTGATGCAGCAGCATAAACTGGCACAgatgcagcagcggcagcggcagcagttGTTGCAACCTTTTGCTCAGATACAACAATCTCAAATTGGCATCCCTCGTCAGCCTCAGCTTAGACCACCACTAGCACAGCCTGGAATGCAGCTAGCTGGGCCTATTAGGACTCCTGTTGACAGTGGGCTTTGTTCCCGCAGGCTATTGCAGTATTTGTATCACAAGCGTCATCATCCagag AATAATCCCATAACATACTGGAGGAAGCTTGTCGAGGAATATTTTGCACCACGAGCAAGAGAAAGATGGTGTGTGTCTTCTTATGAAAAGAGACCAAATGGTTCAGTTTCTACTCCACAAACAGCTCTG GATTCGTGGCGGTGTGACATTTGCAATACACATGGTGGGAAAGGATATG AGGCTACATATGAAGTTCTTCCTAGACTGTGTCAAATCAGATTTGATCATGGCGTTATAGATGAATACCTATTCCTTGACATGCCCAATGAATTCCGGTTGCCTAATGGATTAATGCTGCTGGAGCATAAAAAAGTTGTTCAAAAGAGTGTCTATGAGCATCTACATGTTACACATGAGGGGCATCTGAGAATCATATTCACTCCAGAATTAAAG ATAATGTCCTGGGAGTTCTGTTCACGACGACATGAAGAGTATATCACCCGCAGGGTTctggcaccacag GTCAATAATCTGCTACAAGTTGCCCAGAGATACCAAGCTGCTGCCAGTGGAATTGGTCCTGCAAGGGTTTCAAATGATGAAGCACAAACCATTTGCAACAT GTTTGTGACTGCATCGCGGCAACTAGCGAAGAATCTGGAGTACCACACCTTGAATGAACATGGTCTTTCTAAACGATACGTTCGCTGCCTACAG ATATCTGAGGTGGTGAATCATATGAAGGACTTGATTGAGTTCACGAACAAGAACAATCTTGGCCCTATAG AGGGCCTGAAGAATTATCCGAAACCAAATGTACCGAAGCTTCCAGGACAGAATACGCAAGAGGCAAAACACCTAATGGCTGCTGCTGGCCTTCCCAATGACCAGAACACCACTAAAGTCATGGGCCTCAAACAAGAAATAGGCGCTCATGTGGACAACGGATCTTCTGGTGTTGGAGCTGTCGGTAATAGTACTCCACAGAATGCTACAGCACTAAACAGTTACCAGAATATACTCAGAAGCTCCAGTGCAAATCAGAGCCTGCTACAACAGGAGGCATCCAGTGTCTTCAAAGGTTCTGCAGCAATGCACAATGGCATACAGCTGGAAGCATCTAGATCGTTCCATGCACCTAGCCAAGCTCACCTTGCACAATTCCAACGTTCCGCGTCATTTCAGCATCCAATGCCCCAGCATAACAATCTTCAGGGCATGGGAATGCAAAATAATCTCCAGGGCTTGGGAATGCAAAGTAATCTTCAGGGCTTGGGAGGGCAAAATAATCTCCAGGGTGTGAACCCACAATACCAGCAGCATGTTTTAAACCAGCTGCTTCAAGAAGTTAAGAACACTAACAACCACGCTTTGGTGCAGCAACTACCTCCAGCCAACCCTAATGTAAACAGTGGTCTTGCATCTGGAGCTGCTAACACCAACAGTGCTGCTACTGGAGAGCAGACTCAGCATATCAATAACAGCACCATGAAGGCTGCAGCTACAATCGGCACCGGGCCGAGCAATGTGATCAACAACAGCACAGCCAGCATCGACCCCAGCAGAAGTAACAGTTTCAAGTCGGTAAGCAGCAACCCAGCTGCTGCTACTGGAGGCAGCAATGCTGCGACTTCCAAGGCCGAGCCCTTCCATGAATTAGATGATCTCGACCATCTCATTAACAATGAACTGGCAGAAAGCGGACTGTTCATGGCGGACCAAGGCGGCAGCGGCTTCTCGTGGAACATGTGA